From one Candidatus Marinarcus aquaticus genomic stretch:
- a CDS encoding ABC transporter ATP-binding protein, translating into MERLEQLSVKNVSFSFGFKEILKNINFELTKGQVVSIVGPSGGGKTTLLHLCAKLLTLEEGKIKNSFKNSSFAFQEARLLPWKNVLDNICIGLLAKGVKKSKAQILAKQIALKFGLEEDDFSKFPKDLSGGMKQRVSFARALVLKPSLLFLDEPFSALDIGLKKELQSLLIETIEKENLSILFITHDLMEAIKLSDEILVLQAQPVGHIVKSFKFNTPRILRDDTFVYEQTAKLLSDEYIINTFELELK; encoded by the coding sequence AATGTCTCGTTCTCCTTTGGATTTAAAGAGATTCTAAAAAACATCAATTTCGAGCTTACAAAAGGTCAAGTTGTTTCAATTGTAGGACCAAGTGGTGGAGGAAAAACAACTCTGCTTCATCTTTGTGCAAAATTGTTAACTTTAGAAGAAGGAAAAATAAAAAACAGTTTTAAAAACTCCTCTTTTGCTTTTCAAGAAGCACGACTGCTTCCTTGGAAAAATGTGCTTGATAATATCTGCATAGGCCTTCTTGCAAAAGGTGTTAAAAAAAGTAAGGCACAAATTTTAGCAAAACAGATTGCTTTGAAGTTTGGACTTGAAGAGGATGATTTCTCAAAGTTTCCAAAAGATTTAAGTGGAGGAATGAAGCAAAGAGTATCTTTTGCTAGAGCTTTAGTTCTTAAACCTTCACTTCTGTTTTTAGATGAACCCTTTTCTGCTTTGGATATTGGTTTAAAAAAAGAGCTTCAAAGTTTACTCATTGAAACCATTGAAAAAGAAAACTTAAGTATTTTATTTATTACCCATGATTTAATGGAAGCTATTAAGTTGAGTGATGAAATTTTAGTTTTACAAGCCCAACCAGTAGGACATATTGTAAAAAGTTTTAAATTTAATACACCAAGAATTTTAAGGGATGATACTTTTGTTTATGAACAAACAGCAAAACTTTTAAGTGATGAATATATTATCAATACTTTCGAATTGGAGCTAAAATGA
- a CDS encoding NnrS family protein, whose product MMDNKKQYAAKHYEHYPQGDFPIYLAYGFRPIFLLLAPYIVISIILWSFTFSGFISLGFIDNLLTWHIYEMMYGVGSAGIIAFFLTGVPEMFPGAVPIVGRKLLFVVCLWIASRISFWFIAFLGVPLVAFLNLFLSVYIILLIIKPVFADVNKKHISLAFALLALLIIQALFFLSISGHLVVDAVSVLILALGFFIVLILLALRRVNMEAINELLESENIDETFYSRAPRYNLAIFCVLLYTLVEFFFPNNSILAYLALACFAAILNISNDFILKDNNILTKPFVLYMLSIILLTSIAYSFLAYDYLNEELYALNHFRHFLTTGSFGLVFYIVMIVVSTIHTGRKLFTNLWLNLGVILIFCATFIRALIPFYEEYSIEAYIVSSILWAIPFIIYMKIFFPFLLSKRADGIKG is encoded by the coding sequence ATGATGGATAATAAAAAACAGTATGCTGCAAAACATTATGAACATTACCCCCAAGGTGATTTTCCTATCTATTTAGCCTATGGGTTTAGGCCTATATTTTTACTGCTTGCCCCATATATAGTGATTTCTATTATTCTTTGGAGTTTTACTTTTAGCGGTTTTATCTCTTTGGGATTTATTGATAATCTTCTGACATGGCACATTTATGAAATGATGTATGGAGTAGGAAGTGCGGGCATCATTGCCTTTTTTCTTACGGGAGTTCCAGAGATGTTTCCTGGTGCAGTTCCTATTGTAGGAAGAAAACTTTTATTTGTCGTTTGTCTTTGGATAGCTTCCAGAATTAGTTTTTGGTTTATAGCATTTTTAGGCGTTCCTTTGGTTGCATTTCTCAATTTGTTTTTAAGTGTATATATTATTTTACTTATTATAAAACCTGTCTTTGCAGATGTGAATAAAAAGCATATCTCACTTGCGTTTGCTTTGCTTGCTTTACTTATTATTCAGGCTCTTTTTTTCTTAAGTATTTCTGGGCATTTGGTAGTGGATGCTGTATCTGTTTTGATTTTAGCATTAGGTTTTTTTATTGTATTAATATTATTGGCACTAAGAAGAGTCAATATGGAAGCTATAAATGAACTTTTAGAGAGTGAAAATATTGATGAGACTTTTTATTCAAGAGCCCCACGATATAATCTGGCCATTTTTTGTGTACTTTTATACACGCTTGTGGAGTTTTTCTTTCCAAATAACTCTATTTTAGCTTATTTAGCACTTGCTTGCTTTGCAGCTATTTTAAATATCTCAAATGATTTTATTTTAAAAGATAATAATATTTTAACAAAACCCTTTGTTCTGTATATGTTAAGTATTATTTTACTCACTTCTATTGCTTATAGCTTCTTGGCTTATGATTATTTAAATGAAGAACTTTATGCATTAAATCACTTTAGACACTTTCTTACAACAGGAAGTTTTGGTCTAGTTTTTTATATTGTGATGATTGTTGTCTCTACTATTCATACAGGAAGAAAACTCTTTACAAACCTTTGGTTAAACCTTGGAGTTATTTTAATATTTTGTGCAACTTTTATAAGAGCACTCATTCCTTTTTATGAAGAGTATTCAATTGAAGCATATATTGTATCGTCCATTTTATGGGCAATCCCATTTATTATATATATGAAAATCTTTTTTCCGTTTTTACTTTCAAAAAGAGCAGATGGAATCAAAGGTTAA
- a CDS encoding ABC transporter substrate-binding protein: MKKIVLLGFVFLLSLCAKDENKIVVAGPFATVSHPIMHMIQRDALKELNKKIEFKLWKNPDELRAIVLNSNVDFIALPINVASNLYNKGVDLKLLNVSIWGILGMISRDPSLKTLKDFKGKKIALPFRADMPDIIFQELAKKHGLDPKKDFKIQYVTNPIDAMQMLILRRVDHALLAEPAISIALRKTGSFPMNIVAPDLYRSVDLQEEWGTLFKTEAKIPQAGIAYLGNTKGKEKLINKFLEEYETSLKWYQQNPKEAAKLVVKTLPMLEEKGLADSIKYVKLKSINAYEAKEDLAFFFTVLQNSDPKLIGGKLPNESLYYQSK, translated from the coding sequence ATGAAAAAAATAGTATTACTTGGTTTTGTGTTTTTATTATCACTTTGTGCAAAAGATGAAAATAAAATTGTTGTTGCAGGTCCTTTTGCCACAGTCTCTCACCCTATTATGCATATGATACAAAGAGATGCTCTAAAAGAGTTGAACAAAAAAATAGAGTTTAAGTTGTGGAAAAACCCTGATGAGCTTAGAGCAATTGTTTTAAACTCAAATGTTGATTTTATAGCCTTGCCAATCAATGTGGCTTCAAATCTTTACAATAAAGGAGTTGATTTAAAACTGCTCAATGTCTCTATTTGGGGAATCCTAGGTATGATAAGTCGAGACCCCAGTTTAAAAACTTTAAAAGATTTTAAAGGTAAAAAAATAGCGCTTCCTTTTAGAGCAGATATGCCTGATATTATCTTTCAAGAATTGGCTAAAAAACATGGTTTAGACCCTAAAAAAGATTTTAAAATTCAATATGTAACAAACCCAATTGATGCAATGCAAATGCTTATTTTAAGAAGGGTTGATCATGCCCTTTTAGCTGAACCCGCTATTTCAATAGCTTTAAGAAAAACAGGTTCTTTTCCTATGAATATTGTTGCACCTGATTTATACAGAAGTGTTGATTTACAAGAAGAGTGGGGAACACTTTTTAAAACTGAAGCAAAAATTCCTCAGGCGGGCATTGCATACTTAGGTAATACAAAAGGAAAAGAAAAATTAATAAATAAATTCTTAGAGGAATACGAAACTTCACTTAAATGGTATCAACAAAACCCTAAAGAAGCTGCAAAATTAGTGGTTAAAACTTTACCCATGCTTGAAGAAAAAGGTTTAGCAGATTCAATCAAGTATGTCAAACTGAAAAGCATAAATGCCTATGAAGCAAAAGAGGATTTAGCGTTTTTCTTTACTGTTTTACAAAACAGTGATCCAAAGCTTATAGGCGGCAAATTACCCAATGAATCATTATATTATCAATCTAAATAA